In bacterium, the DNA window GGGATACGCCGTGGAGCGGGCCTGCATCGGGGTGGCCGGGCCCGTCGAGGACGGCCGCTGCCGGCTGACGAATCTCGACTGGGAGGTGGACGAGGAGTCCCTGCGCCTGACCTTGGGGGTGCGCGAGGCGTACCTTGTCAACGATGTCCAGGCGACCGTTTCCTCCCTCCCGTTCCTGCAGGAGTCGGACCTTGCGATGATCCGGAAAGGGGAGGCCGACCCGCGGGGGAACATGGCGGTCCTTTCCGCGGGAACCGGGTTGGGGGAGGGGTTTCTCGTCGGCTCCGACGCCGGGTACATCCCGCTCGCCTCGGAGGGGGGGCACGTCGATTTCGCGCCGCGCGACGAGCGGGAAATGCGGCTCCATGCGTTCCTGCGCGCGAAGCACGGCCGGGTGAGCGTGGAGCGCGTCCTGTCGGGTTCGGGCCTCCACGACGTCTACCGGTTTCTCCGCGAAGTGGAAGGGATCGAAGAGGAGCCGGGCATCGCGGCGGAGGTCGCCGGCGGGGAACCGCAGCGGACCATCGTGCGGTACGGGCTCGCCGGGGGGGAGGGTGCGTGCGCCGAAACGCTGCGGATCTTCTGCTCCCTCTACGGGGCGGAGGCGGGGAACCTCGCCATGCAATACCTCGCGACCGGGGGGGTGTACCTCGGCGGAGGGATCGCCCCGGCGATCCTTTCCGCGCTCCGGCGGCGGGAATTCGAGTCGGCCTTTCTCGACAAGGGGCGGATGCGGAACCTGCTCTCCCGCGTCCCGGTGATGGTCATCCTCGACCCCTCGGCCCCCCTGCTCGGCGCGGCTTCGTTCGCGGCGGGGGGCGGGGTCCTCTCGCGTCCGCCCGTTTCCCGTTCCTGAACGGTTCCCGGGGGACGGGCGCGGTATAATTCATCGTGGTTTTCCCGAGGAGGCGTCGATGAGCAAGGCGGTCCCGTTTCCCGGAGGCTCACCGAAGGGCGCCGGGCTCCCTTCGCGGGACGTCCCGATCTCGGCCGTGCCGCGGATCGCCCGGATCTGCGCCCTGGGAATGGCCTTCGACGAACTCCTGGGCGAGGTGTGCCGGGAGATCCTCGCCTTGAGCGGCGCCGACAACGGGTGCCTCTTCCTGAGTCCCCGGGACGAGCGTTCCGAAACGTTTTCCCCGGCGGCGGAGCTGGGGACGCTTTCCGACGTCGCCGTTGTGTATCGCCCCGGACCGGCCTTCGATCGCCTGCTCGAGCGGATGCGGACGGAGGGGAGGATCCAGGCGGACGATCTCTCCCTCCTCCCGGCGTCGGATCCGTTGAAGCGCCTGCTCGATCCGGTCCCCGTCCGTTCGGCGCTGCTCACCCCTCTCCGGTTCGGAACCCGCCTGCTCGGGTTCGTGGCACTGCACGTCTCCGGAGAGCCGAAGCCGTGGCGGGTCGAGGTGCTGTCCGCGATGGACATGGTGGCGGCGATCCTCTCCGCGGCGCTGGAGCGCCGCCGGGCCGAGGACAGCCTGCGCGCGTCCGAGGCGCGGTACCGGTTCCTCACGGAGCACTCCCCGGACCTCATCACCCTTCACGACGCGACCGGGCGCATCCTCTACGCGAGTCCGGCGTCCTTCCCGATGCTGGGGGTCCGCCCGGAGCTGATGAGCGGTTCGCCCCTCGAGGGGTTTCTCCATCCCGACGATGCCGGGAAGGTCGTCGGGGAGATCCGTCGCACGGCCGGCGGGGAGAAGCCGGACGCGTCCCTCCCGTACCGGATGCGGAGTGCCGACGGGCGGTTCGTGGACGTGGAGTCGTCTTCGACCCCGTTCCCGGGAGGCCCG includes these proteins:
- the glk gene encoding glucokinase codes for the protein MILAGDVGGTKTSLALYRREARGLLRNRMATYRSREHAGLDSILRDFLRGGYAVERACIGVAGPVEDGRCRLTNLDWEVDEESLRLTLGVREAYLVNDVQATVSSLPFLQESDLAMIRKGEADPRGNMAVLSAGTGLGEGFLVGSDAGYIPLASEGGHVDFAPRDEREMRLHAFLRAKHGRVSVERVLSGSGLHDVYRFLREVEGIEEEPGIAAEVAGGEPQRTIVRYGLAGGEGACAETLRIFCSLYGAEAGNLAMQYLATGGVYLGGGIAPAILSALRRREFESAFLDKGRMRNLLSRVPVMVILDPSAPLLGAASFAAGGGVLSRPPVSRS